A genomic window from Flavobacterium azooxidireducens includes:
- a CDS encoding glycosyltransferase family 4 protein: protein MHICFITSEYPKANFPHGGVGTFIKTIAQKLIDNGHQVSIVGINYENKLEITEENNVKIYRLKPNYIKGLTWYFHTNLINKQIKNIHQINPIDVVESTELGLAFIKKLPSIKYLIRLNGGHHFFAESENRGVNWWKAYQEKKSFRNADYIIGVSQYVVNHTSKFINFDSKKRGVIFNPANLKNFYEADSNKIIDGRIFFAGTLCEKKGIRQLIMAMPLIKKEIPQAHLVIAGRDWFYPKTKKSYTPYLKSFIDESVKDSIVFLGNVDNREIPIEIEKAQVCCYPSHMEAMPLAWIEVMSMGKAFVASNLGPGSEVVNHEENGLLCNPLDIEDVAHQVVRLLKEKEFSRKLAKNARQSVLEKFDVDKIVQQNITLYQSLIYSK from the coding sequence ATGCATATTTGTTTCATCACATCAGAATATCCAAAAGCAAACTTTCCACATGGTGGTGTTGGAACTTTTATCAAAACAATAGCCCAAAAACTAATAGATAATGGACATCAGGTTAGTATAGTAGGAATTAATTATGAAAATAAATTAGAAATTACTGAAGAGAATAACGTTAAAATTTACAGATTAAAACCAAATTATATCAAAGGACTCACTTGGTATTTTCATACCAATTTAATTAATAAGCAAATTAAAAATATTCATCAAATTAATCCAATTGATGTAGTCGAAAGTACCGAATTAGGTTTAGCTTTTATAAAGAAACTACCTTCAATAAAATATTTAATTAGATTGAACGGTGGCCATCATTTTTTTGCAGAAAGTGAAAACAGAGGGGTTAATTGGTGGAAAGCTTATCAAGAAAAAAAATCTTTTAGAAATGCGGATTACATTATAGGGGTCAGTCAATATGTAGTTAATCATACTTCAAAGTTTATTAATTTTGATTCAAAAAAAAGAGGCGTAATCTTTAATCCAGCCAATTTGAAAAATTTTTATGAGGCCGATTCAAATAAAATTATCGATGGTCGCATTTTTTTTGCTGGCACACTTTGTGAAAAAAAAGGAATCAGACAGCTCATCATGGCTATGCCTCTAATAAAAAAAGAAATTCCGCAAGCACACTTGGTTATTGCAGGTAGAGATTGGTTTTATCCAAAGACAAAAAAGTCATACACACCTTATTTAAAATCATTTATTGATGAAAGTGTAAAAGATTCAATAGTTTTTTTAGGCAATGTTGACAATCGTGAAATACCAATTGAAATTGAAAAAGCTCAAGTTTGCTGCTATCCTTCACACATGGAAGCAATGCCTTTGGCTTGGATAGAAGTAATGAGTATGGGCAAGGCTTTTGTAGCAAGTAATCTTGGGCCTGGCTCTGAAGTTGTTAACCATGAAGAAAATGGTTTGTTGTGTAATCCTCTTGATATTGAAGATGTAGCACATCAGGTAGTTAGATTGTTAAAGGAAAAAGAATTTTCAAGGAAATTGGCAAAAAACGCGAGGCAATCTGTTTTAGAAAAATTTGATGTCGATAAAATTGTTCAACAAAACATCACGCTCTATCAATCTCTAATCTATTCTAAATGA
- a CDS encoding protein kinase family protein: MIFTITDFDVKKKYLNPSDNLFIKHLQWPFQAFQLFSKVTGINAFPDKNIKNWFQVLKKKGRGFNKRIGLFLKIPFINQVELPIYADVYFNKDYFGILLYLNHTKPKVVKFSQSNDVEVCDKLVQEANALKFANKIHHKNVSTPSLLSFFSNDTITYFEQDLIFANDLHALPKATQTAIYYEVFDFMYLVYQHAGINLISPKVEDKKNMQYVEDLLMNFDEGSFIISKYKKLIKDNKFMFSGKTHGDLIFNNILFNKKNNKIWLIDWGESSNDYLAKDFISHIECAKVLFQKIIDDLKIDKNSIYEIEDQIFLSCYDKIVKLVDNHLIRDKVDSHFKSKIQTTFQLMKSL; encoded by the coding sequence ATGATATTTACTATCACAGATTTTGATGTAAAAAAAAAATACCTAAATCCATCAGATAATCTTTTTATTAAACACCTTCAATGGCCGTTCCAAGCTTTTCAATTGTTTTCTAAAGTAACCGGAATTAATGCATTTCCAGACAAAAATATCAAAAATTGGTTTCAAGTTTTAAAAAAAAAAGGGAGAGGTTTTAATAAACGAATAGGGCTTTTTTTAAAAATACCTTTTATTAATCAAGTTGAGTTGCCTATTTATGCAGACGTGTATTTTAACAAAGATTATTTTGGCATTTTATTATACTTGAATCATACAAAACCAAAAGTTGTAAAATTTAGCCAATCGAATGATGTTGAGGTTTGTGATAAATTAGTGCAAGAGGCAAACGCATTAAAATTTGCAAATAAAATTCACCATAAAAATGTGAGTACACCAAGTTTATTGTCATTTTTTTCGAATGATACAATAACTTATTTTGAACAAGATTTAATTTTTGCCAATGATTTACACGCCTTGCCAAAGGCAACTCAAACAGCGATTTATTATGAAGTTTTTGATTTTATGTATTTAGTCTATCAACATGCGGGAATAAATTTAATTTCGCCAAAAGTTGAAGACAAGAAAAACATGCAATATGTAGAAGATTTATTAATGAATTTTGATGAAGGTAGTTTTATTATTTCCAAATATAAAAAACTAATAAAGGATAATAAATTCATGTTTTCCGGAAAAACTCATGGAGATTTAATATTCAATAATATTCTATTTAATAAAAAAAACAATAAAATTTGGCTCATTGATTGGGGAGAATCTTCAAATGACTATTTAGCAAAAGATTTTATAAGCCACATTGAATGTGCAAAAGTGCTTTTTCAAAAAATAATAGATGATTTAAAAATTGATAAAAATAGTATCTATGAAATTGAGGATCAGATTTTTTTGTCATGCTATGATAAAATTGTGAAACTTGTTGATAATCATTTGATAAGAGATAAAGTTGATTCGCACTTTAAGAGTAAAATTCAGACTACTTTTCAACTTATGAAAAGTTTGTAA
- a CDS encoding glycosyltransferase family 2 protein codes for MVSIVIPVYKVEKHIKRCLDSILAQTFQDFEIILINDNSPDNSREIIENYARNDNRFRIVDNEENSGAAWSRMVGYSNAHGEYITFYDPDDFLPKDALEMLYNAMVQDGVADICIGNYQRVFPDGSKSAIYENHLKYGHDKWSVAKSTLKKETPHYLWNKMYKTELFKQKELVTYKNFSKSSDEFLFFQVLQNSNKAININNLVYFYYDNKESASYNKDNENALKAMIISQKYVENCYKKHEDFTTLINEVKVKKYTHFITIAGSNKKLLKLVFNNNIDYLFTPWNLLKKFDNRKAIRVFYKYIKARIISFT; via the coding sequence ATGGTTTCTATAGTTATTCCTGTTTATAAAGTAGAAAAGCACATTAAAAGATGCCTAGATTCTATTTTAGCCCAAACATTTCAGGATTTTGAAATTATATTGATAAATGACAATAGCCCTGATAATTCAAGAGAAATCATTGAAAATTATGCTAGAAATGATAACAGATTTCGAATAGTTGATAATGAAGAAAATTCCGGTGCCGCTTGGTCTAGAATGGTAGGATATTCTAATGCTCACGGTGAATATATTACATTTTATGATCCCGATGATTTTTTGCCAAAAGACGCATTAGAAATGCTGTATAATGCAATGGTTCAAGATGGTGTTGCAGACATTTGTATCGGAAATTATCAGCGTGTTTTTCCAGACGGAAGCAAGAGTGCTATTTATGAAAATCACTTGAAATACGGTCATGATAAATGGAGCGTTGCAAAGTCAACTTTAAAAAAAGAAACTCCTCATTACCTTTGGAATAAAATGTATAAAACAGAACTCTTTAAGCAGAAAGAATTAGTTACATATAAAAATTTCTCAAAATCATCCGATGAGTTTCTTTTCTTTCAAGTTTTGCAAAATTCCAATAAAGCTATAAATATTAATAATCTTGTTTATTTTTACTATGATAATAAAGAATCAGCAAGTTATAATAAGGATAATGAAAATGCTTTAAAAGCAATGATAATTAGTCAAAAATATGTAGAAAATTGTTATAAAAAACATGAAGATTTCACTACATTGATTAATGAGGTTAAAGTTAAAAAATATACTCATTTTATTACTATAGCCGGAAGTAATAAAAAACTTCTGAAATTGGTTTTTAACAACAATATTGACTACTTGTTTACTCCATGGAATTTGCTAAAAAAATTTGATAACAGAAAAGCGATAAGGGTTTTTTATAAATATATAAAAGCAAGAATTATAAGTTTCACATAA
- a CDS encoding glycosyltransferase family 2 protein, producing MNNALISIIIPTYNRAHLIGETLDSVLAQTYENWECIIVDDGSQDDSEAVILEYAKQNSKFRFYHRPENRPKGANACRNFGLQNAKGDYIVFFDSDDLMTKDHLEVKITAITKNQCDYVITRTQYFNEDNSQIDKYYSGLRDFAITPFNYVSQKINWLTYDICVKSALAKQIDFNEKLQSGQEYNYFCKLVHLSVHAIFVDQVVTLRRAHDTSIRSQLKTKEQKYESNFKKVWHTYLDVKDVANKETRQYLIKKSSTLVFLSKRTFSISIYKLFIYLFKEMGLKSFYLVLYFFSMIFFGKGHFFITKFNENN from the coding sequence ATGAATAATGCATTGATTTCAATAATTATTCCCACCTACAATCGAGCTCATTTGATTGGAGAAACACTTGATAGTGTTCTAGCTCAAACCTATGAAAATTGGGAATGTATTATTGTGGATGACGGTTCTCAAGATGATAGTGAAGCTGTTATATTAGAATATGCTAAGCAAAACAGCAAATTCCGCTTCTATCATAGACCCGAAAATAGACCAAAAGGAGCAAATGCCTGCAGAAATTTTGGGTTACAAAATGCCAAAGGAGATTATATCGTTTTTTTTGACAGTGATGATTTAATGACAAAAGACCATTTGGAAGTTAAAATAACAGCGATTACAAAAAATCAATGTGATTATGTGATTACCAGAACTCAATATTTTAATGAAGATAATTCTCAAATAGATAAATATTATTCAGGTTTAAGAGATTTTGCAATTACACCCTTTAATTATGTATCACAAAAAATAAATTGGTTAACTTATGATATTTGTGTTAAAAGTGCATTAGCCAAACAAATTGATTTTAATGAAAAATTACAATCAGGTCAAGAGTATAATTATTTCTGCAAGCTTGTACACTTATCTGTTCACGCAATTTTTGTTGATCAAGTTGTAACTTTAAGAAGAGCACATGATACTTCTATTCGCAGCCAGTTAAAGACCAAAGAACAAAAGTATGAAAGTAATTTTAAAAAAGTATGGCACACTTATTTAGATGTTAAAGATGTAGCAAACAAAGAAACACGACAATACTTAATCAAAAAATCTTCTACTTTAGTTTTTTTATCGAAACGAACATTTTCAATTTCAATATATAAACTCTTTATTTACTTGTTTAAAGAAATGGGTTTAAAAAGTTTCTATTTAGTATTATATTTTTTTTCAATGATTTTTTTCGGTAAAGGACATTTTTTTATTACAAAGTTCAATGAAAATAATTAA
- a CDS encoding CatB-related O-acetyltransferase → MSFFNQTLLKIKKRFKRLNVIKSSIIIPGKTKVSGSTLEGDIKLSDHIIITSSNLKGKIYIGNTTEIKDSVIKGEIVLGDNNKIQGAILSGKIKTGRYTSLWGPNLDINSTQQAAVEIGNFCSIARNVSFQSYNHNFKKPTSYFIGQNFFKEKWENETVNKGNIILENDVWIGAHSVILSGVTIENGAVVAANSVVTKDVPAFAIVAGSPAKIMGYRFEPHIIQTLQELAWWNWSSDKIKRNKSFFENEIDETIVNIVIHE, encoded by the coding sequence ATGAGCTTCTTTAATCAAACTTTATTAAAAATTAAAAAGCGTTTTAAAAGATTAAACGTAATTAAATCTAGTATAATAATTCCTGGTAAAACAAAAGTAAGTGGCTCAACGCTAGAAGGAGATATTAAACTTTCTGACCATATCATTATAACATCCAGTAATTTAAAAGGGAAAATATATATTGGGAATACTACCGAAATTAAAGATAGTGTTATAAAAGGAGAAATTGTTTTGGGAGATAACAATAAAATTCAAGGAGCTATACTTTCAGGAAAGATAAAAACAGGGAGATACACATCATTATGGGGGCCAAATCTAGACATTAATTCTACTCAACAAGCAGCTGTAGAAATTGGAAATTTTTGTTCTATTGCTCGTAATGTAAGTTTTCAATCATATAATCACAATTTTAAAAAACCAACCAGTTACTTTATCGGGCAGAATTTTTTTAAAGAAAAATGGGAAAATGAAACTGTTAATAAAGGAAATATAATTTTAGAAAATGATGTTTGGATTGGTGCACATTCGGTGATTTTAAGTGGAGTTACAATTGAAAATGGAGCAGTAGTTGCAGCCAATAGTGTTGTAACCAAAGATGTTCCGGCATTTGCAATTGTGGCAGGAAGCCCGGCCAAAATTATGGGCTACCGTTTTGAACCTCATATAATTCAAACACTTCAAGAATTGGCTTGGTGGAATTGGTCATCTGATAAAATCAAAAGAAACAAATCGTTTTTTGAAAATGAAATTGATGAAACAATTGTAAATATTGTTATTCATGAATAA
- a CDS encoding crotonobetainyl-CoA--carnitine CoA-transferase, translating to MEIEIKTIASANELDKRNNFLELYKNAPIPDNEKLTNSGLFVKRQDLTKQLFLNDLYTKIVNTHGVIMEFGVRWGQNLVTLNNLRGIHEPYNYSRKIIGFDTFEGFAEVDKKDGDHSIIKKGAFSVTKNYEEYLASVLDYHESECPLSHIKKNTLIKGNAPVVLQKYLDEHPETIIAFAYFDFDVYEPTKKCLEIIKPYLTKGAIIGFDELNDPQFPGETVALREVFGTENIAIQRSKYSGIQSYMVYQ from the coding sequence ATGGAAATAGAAATCAAAACAATTGCCTCTGCTAATGAATTAGATAAGCGTAACAATTTTCTTGAATTATACAAAAATGCTCCCATACCAGATAATGAAAAATTAACAAATTCTGGATTGTTTGTAAAACGACAAGACTTAACAAAGCAATTGTTTTTAAACGATTTATATACCAAAATTGTTAACACGCACGGTGTTATAATGGAGTTTGGAGTGCGATGGGGACAAAATCTCGTTACTTTAAATAATCTAAGAGGAATTCACGAACCCTATAATTACAGCAGAAAAATTATTGGCTTTGACACTTTTGAAGGTTTTGCAGAAGTTGATAAAAAAGATGGAGATCACAGTATCATAAAAAAAGGTGCGTTTTCTGTTACAAAAAATTATGAAGAATATCTTGCTTCTGTGTTAGATTATCATGAAAGCGAATGTCCATTGTCGCACATCAAAAAAAACACGCTTATCAAAGGAAATGCTCCTGTTGTTCTGCAAAAATATTTAGACGAACATCCTGAAACAATTATTGCCTTTGCCTATTTTGATTTTGATGTGTATGAACCAACAAAAAAATGCTTAGAAATTATAAAACCATATTTGACAAAAGGAGCAATTATTGGTTTTGATGAATTAAATGATCCTCAATTTCCAGGAGAAACAGTTGCGTTAAGAGAAGTTTTTGGAACAGAAAACATTGCTATTCAGCGAAGCAAATATAGCGGAATTCAATCATACATGGTTTATCAATAA
- a CDS encoding ABC transporter ATP-binding protein gives MSNVILKVENISKQYRLGKIGTGTLSHDLNRWWHTVRGKEDPYLKVGEVNDRSSKGNNQYVWALKDINFEVQKGEVLGIIGKNGAGKSTLLKVLSRVTSPTTGTIKTKGRIASLLEVGTGFHPEMTGRENIFLNGAILGMTKKEIASKLDEIIEFSGCERYIDTPVKRYSSGMTVRLAFAVAAHLEPEILVVDEVLAVGDAEFQKKAIGKMQDISKTDGRTVLFVSHNMAAVKSLCTKGIVLEHGGITFSGSSDEAINYYLENSYKKSEIKLSERLDRKGNKKLIINDIYVKNKDGVIVGEMHSGEYYKIIFEFKKEIEIDPKQLTIVLQFKNENDELVTTIATDELGSKFSEINQRGTIEVEMPRLQFREGRYSLQYMISEKLSFNTPHQTIDYLQDAFTLTVIRGDYWKSGVLNRPKGFIQEATISISNRE, from the coding sequence ATGAGTAACGTAATATTAAAGGTTGAAAATATTTCAAAACAATACCGACTAGGAAAAATAGGTACCGGTACGCTAAGTCATGACTTAAACAGATGGTGGCACACTGTTAGAGGTAAAGAGGATCCGTATTTAAAAGTAGGAGAAGTAAATGATAGAAGTTCCAAAGGAAACAACCAATATGTTTGGGCATTAAAAGATATTAATTTTGAAGTACAAAAAGGTGAAGTTTTAGGAATTATCGGAAAGAACGGTGCCGGAAAATCAACTTTATTAAAAGTATTATCTCGAGTAACTTCACCTACTACAGGCACTATAAAAACTAAAGGAAGAATTGCAAGCTTGCTGGAAGTAGGTACAGGTTTTCACCCGGAAATGACCGGCCGAGAAAATATATTTCTTAATGGTGCCATTTTAGGAATGACCAAAAAAGAAATTGCCTCCAAATTAGACGAAATAATTGAATTTTCAGGATGCGAAAGATATATCGACACTCCTGTTAAAAGATATAGTAGCGGAATGACAGTTCGGTTGGCTTTTGCTGTAGCTGCTCACTTAGAACCCGAAATATTGGTAGTGGATGAGGTCTTGGCAGTTGGTGATGCCGAGTTTCAGAAAAAAGCTATTGGTAAAATGCAAGATATCTCTAAAACCGATGGTCGAACCGTTTTGTTTGTAAGTCATAACATGGCAGCTGTAAAAAGTTTATGCACAAAAGGGATAGTTTTAGAACATGGAGGGATAACTTTCAGCGGATCAAGCGATGAGGCTATTAATTATTATTTAGAAAACTCATACAAAAAAAGCGAAATTAAATTAAGTGAAAGGCTTGATAGAAAGGGAAATAAAAAACTAATTATTAATGATATTTATGTAAAAAATAAAGATGGAGTAATAGTTGGTGAGATGCATAGTGGAGAGTATTATAAAATTATTTTTGAATTTAAAAAAGAAATAGAAATTGACCCAAAACAATTAACAATAGTTCTCCAATTTAAAAATGAAAATGATGAACTCGTTACAACCATTGCAACAGATGAATTAGGTTCAAAGTTTTCTGAAATTAATCAAAGAGGGACCATAGAAGTTGAAATGCCCCGCTTGCAATTTAGAGAAGGAAGGTATTCACTTCAGTACATGATTAGCGAAAAATTATCGTTTAACACACCACATCAAACTATTGATTATTTACAAGATGCTTTTACATTAACTGTCATTCGTGGTGATTACTGGAAATCAGGTGTGTTAAACCGACCGAAAGGATTTATTCAAGAAGCAACTATTTCAATTTCAAATAGGGAATAG
- a CDS encoding ABC transporter permease, producing the protein MSKTKSEEWLFEISPKKSAFEINFKELWYYRDLLMLFVKRDIVTFYKQTVLGPIWFIIQPLLTSVIQFVIFSKIADIPSDGVPYFLFVLAGNILWFYFSDCLKSVSETFTANQSIFGKVYFPRIIMPLKVIVSNLVKFSIQFVFFIIVLIYYISQGYDINPSSLMLITPILLFMTAILAMGIGMIISSLTVKYRDLNFVVTFGISLFMYITPIVYPTTLVLEKINPKYHILVYLNPLTGILDFFKYAFLGSGSIDLTYLLYSLAFGLVVLLLGVLVFNRTEKSFIDVI; encoded by the coding sequence ATGAGTAAAACAAAAAGCGAAGAATGGTTATTTGAAATTTCTCCAAAAAAATCAGCTTTTGAAATCAATTTTAAAGAGTTGTGGTATTACAGAGATCTTTTGATGTTATTTGTAAAAAGAGACATTGTAACTTTCTATAAGCAAACAGTTTTAGGGCCAATTTGGTTTATAATTCAACCTTTACTTACTTCTGTTATACAATTTGTCATTTTTAGTAAAATTGCAGATATTCCATCCGATGGAGTACCTTATTTCTTATTCGTGTTAGCCGGTAATATTTTATGGTTCTATTTTTCAGATTGCTTAAAGTCTGTTTCTGAAACATTTACTGCCAATCAAAGTATTTTTGGAAAAGTATATTTTCCTAGGATTATAATGCCTCTAAAAGTAATTGTTTCAAATTTGGTTAAGTTTAGTATTCAATTTGTTTTCTTTATTATTGTTTTGATTTATTATATTTCTCAAGGTTATGATATAAATCCATCTTCATTAATGCTAATTACACCAATTTTACTCTTCATGACAGCCATTTTAGCAATGGGAATAGGTATGATAATATCTTCATTAACTGTTAAATACAGAGATTTAAATTTTGTTGTTACATTTGGAATCTCTCTTTTTATGTACATAACGCCAATTGTTTATCCAACTACGTTGGTTTTAGAAAAAATAAATCCAAAATATCATATATTAGTATATTTAAACCCTCTAACAGGTATCCTAGATTTTTTTAAATATGCTTTTTTGGGCTCAGGTTCAATTGATTTAACTTATCTACTATACTCATTAGCCTTTGGTTTAGTTGTTCTTCTTTTAGGGGTCTTGGTTTTTAATAGAACAGAGAAGAGCTTTATTGATGTAATTTAA
- a CDS encoding T9SS sorting signal type C domain-containing protein has product MKFKFNSKIAFLILTFLVTITSSAQCNEPSGIIVDNIDAVSATLTWTASTSAPGIGYSFEVRTSGAPGSGVSGLIDSGSTVDGVLTSQITGLLSDTNYSVYMNYQCTAAPLFSSWTTEITFTTSVLSAPDAGAPAGLSDTFFSARWIAVLGATGYRLDVSEFSDFSVMLPSYDNLFVSGSSTSRLVSGLDPSTNYYYRVRAEGISGGGPVTSANSNIIMVTTFDEPTFVAVWSNGAWLNDIYPTEDHDVILDDNFISDENNEYMFEVKSITLNEGYTYTLTSGYNLIVHENIINNSTPSSFVVQNNANLSQLNDEAAANEGQITVKRNSSEIFRLDYTMWSSPVTGTQTLKQFSPQTVDGRFYEYDTANDIYSPINPLTTTFEPGNGYFIRAANNYVANNGTNSPQIWEGTFVGVPTNGEVTIDLNTGGEGFNMVGNPYPTVINANAFMLANSSNIEQTLYFWRRLNDSTGEGETGSFYATYNETGGTGTPTSDDPNGFIQVGQGFLVKALSTELTFNSDMKTPDEFENQFFRYNTPTQIEKHRMWLNLTNENGIFSRMLVGYVEGATNDKDRFDGRYINDSEVALTSLINNEEYAIQARSLPFSVEDTIQLGFKVVTAGEYTISLSKMDGLFEAGQLVYLEDTFTTTIHNLSAADYTFSAESGDFKNRFVLRFTNETMSIDQPLNANAVAVFVKDNSININTGNVQMNSVAVFDVQGRKLLSQDQVNSSEFIINTLAKNNQVLILQIRDENNNIVNKKIIF; this is encoded by the coding sequence ATGAAATTTAAATTTAATTCTAAAATAGCTTTTTTAATATTGACTTTTCTTGTTACTATAACAAGTTCGGCTCAATGTAATGAACCTTCTGGCATAATAGTCGATAATATTGATGCTGTTTCAGCTACATTAACTTGGACCGCATCAACTTCTGCACCCGGAATAGGTTATAGTTTTGAAGTGCGGACATCAGGAGCTCCAGGTAGTGGAGTAAGCGGATTAATAGATAGTGGTTCTACAGTAGATGGTGTTTTAACCTCTCAAATTACAGGACTATTATCCGACACAAATTATTCAGTTTACATGAATTATCAGTGTACAGCTGCTCCATTATTCAGTAGTTGGACAACTGAAATTACTTTTACAACTAGCGTGTTATCTGCTCCGGATGCAGGAGCACCGGCTGGTTTATCAGACACATTTTTCTCCGCAAGATGGATAGCCGTTCTCGGAGCCACTGGATATCGCTTAGATGTTAGTGAGTTTAGTGATTTTTCAGTGATGTTACCTAGTTACGATAATTTATTTGTTTCAGGTAGTTCAACTAGTAGACTTGTTTCGGGATTAGATCCTTCAACAAATTATTATTACAGAGTGCGTGCAGAAGGAATTAGCGGAGGCGGACCAGTAACTAGTGCCAATTCAAATATAATCATGGTTACTACGTTCGATGAGCCAACTTTTGTGGCTGTTTGGTCTAATGGTGCTTGGTTAAATGATATTTATCCAACAGAAGATCATGATGTTATATTAGATGATAATTTTATTTCAGACGAAAATAACGAATATATGTTTGAAGTTAAAAGTATCACTTTAAATGAAGGATATACATATACTTTGACTTCAGGGTATAACCTTATTGTACATGAAAACATAATCAACAATAGTACTCCAAGTTCTTTTGTTGTACAAAATAATGCAAATTTATCACAATTGAATGATGAAGCAGCTGCTAACGAAGGTCAAATAACTGTAAAGCGTAACAGTTCAGAAATTTTCCGTTTAGATTACACTATGTGGTCATCGCCGGTTACAGGAACTCAAACGTTAAAACAGTTTTCTCCACAAACGGTTGACGGTCGTTTTTATGAGTATGATACTGCAAATGATATATACTCTCCAATCAATCCGTTAACAACAACTTTTGAACCAGGGAATGGTTATTTCATTAGAGCAGCTAACAATTATGTGGCTAACAATGGAACAAATTCACCACAGATTTGGGAAGGAACTTTTGTTGGAGTACCAACAAATGGTGAAGTTACTATCGATTTAAATACAGGTGGTGAAGGTTTTAATATGGTTGGAAATCCTTATCCAACAGTAATTAATGCAAATGCTTTTATGTTAGCAAATAGTAGTAATATTGAACAAACACTTTATTTTTGGAGAAGATTAAATGATAGTACAGGTGAAGGTGAAACAGGTTCATTCTACGCAACTTACAATGAAACTGGTGGAACAGGTACTCCTACAAGTGATGACCCAAATGGTTTCATTCAAGTTGGACAAGGGTTTTTAGTTAAAGCATTATCTACAGAATTAACCTTTAACAGCGATATGAAAACTCCTGATGAATTTGAAAATCAATTTTTTAGATATAATACCCCTACTCAAATTGAAAAACACCGTATGTGGTTAAATTTAACAAATGAAAATGGCATTTTTAGTAGAATGTTAGTTGGATATGTAGAAGGTGCAACAAATGATAAAGATCGTTTTGATGGGCGTTATATCAATGATTCTGAAGTAGCTTTAACTTCGTTAATTAATAATGAAGAATATGCAATTCAAGCAAGATCATTACCATTCAGTGTAGAAGACACAATTCAACTTGGTTTTAAAGTTGTTACAGCAGGAGAATACACTATTTCATTAAGCAAAATGGACGGTTTATTTGAAGCAGGACAATTGGTTTATTTAGAAGACACTTTTACAACAACTATTCATAATTTATCAGCTGCAGATTATACCTTTTCAGCTGAATCAGGTGATTTTAAAAATCGTTTTGTGTTACGTTTCACAAATGAAACGATGAGTATAGATCAACCGTTAAATGCTAATGCCGTTGCAGTTTTTGTTAAAGACAATTCAATCAACATAAACACCGGTAATGTTCAAATGAACTCGGTAGCCGTTTTTGATGTTCAAGGAAGAAAGTTGTTATCGCAAGATCAAGTTAATTCGTCAGAATTTATAATTAATACATTGGCAAAAAATAACCAAGTTTTAATTCTTCAAATTAGAGATGAAAACAATAACATTGTTAATAAAAAGATTATTTTCTAA